In one window of Mobiluncus massiliensis DNA:
- a CDS encoding hydrolase, which produces MQTQKKGVFAAVALALVVALSTLLPAQAADHESKLTGNTQVQPVEISYGSYEQVLVEVSAD; this is translated from the coding sequence ATGCAGACACAAAAGAAGGGCGTATTTGCCGCAGTGGCGCTCGCCCTAGTGGTAGCTTTGAGCACCCTACTGCCTGCTCAGGCTGCCGACCACGAATCCAAACTGACCGGAAACACTCAAGTACAGCCCGTAGAAATCTCCTACGGCAGCTACGAACAGGTTCTGGTGGAGGTCAGCGCCGACTAA
- a CDS encoding prolyl-tRNA synthetase associated domain-containing protein: protein MERSKIQETLQEHGVEYKLVEHPPATTIELADEYIEGHEGVRTKSLFLTNRKKTRTYLLITDEYKQIDLKGFAGEVGESRLSFGSGELLAQTLGLEPGVVSPLGMIDPGHRSVALYLDKAMMQEAIFTFHPGDNRATLFLGTQDFLRLYDELGIAYHLVEV, encoded by the coding sequence ATGGAACGCAGTAAAATACAGGAAACCCTGCAGGAACACGGTGTCGAATACAAGCTGGTGGAACACCCGCCGGCCACGACCATCGAGCTGGCGGACGAATATATCGAGGGCCACGAGGGCGTGCGCACCAAGAGCCTGTTCCTGACCAACCGCAAGAAAACTCGCACGTACCTTTTAATTACAGACGAGTATAAACAGATTGATTTAAAGGGTTTTGCCGGCGAAGTCGGGGAAAGTCGCCTGTCCTTCGGATCCGGCGAACTGCTGGCTCAGACCCTCGGCCTGGAGCCGGGAGTCGTCTCGCCTCTCGGAATGATTGATCCCGGCCACCGTTCGGTCGCGCTCTACCTGGACAAAGCCATGATGCAGGAGGCAATTTTCACCTTCCATCCGGGCGACAACCGCGCCACCCTGTTCCTGGGGACCCAGGATTTCCTGCGGCTCTATGACGAGCTGGGGATTGCATACCATTTGGTGGAGGTTTAA
- the dcm gene encoding DNA (cytosine-5-)-methyltransferase, with the protein MVNRENTGIRVAELFAGVGGFRLGLEGWTGDSIAPTRLLAAGPFEVVWANQWEPPGSVSRQFAARCYEAHFGSGSVINRDIAAVLDDAQAGRLQIPDVDLVVGGFPCQDYSVAKPLSFSGGIEGKKGVLWWQIHRFLQMKKPRFVLLENVDRILKSPAKQRGRDFAIILSSLAREGYCVSWRMVNSGEYGFAQRRKRLFIFAEHAGRQEGALFTKIFPDAFPARLEGEFSEFDIDPDPYKVSRDFGKGLKVSPFLEAGIMQANHVTTVKFKENYDGPRSTLGDVLVSKDRVPEAFRIREDSLERWRYLKGSKREERTNKTTGYTYVYSEGAMSFPDSLDKPSRTILTGEGGSSPSRFKHVVETPPGYFRRLVPEELEALQGFPPGWTDTGMTDGNRAFCMGNALVVGVVNRIGRVLTSRLAEDEQTAKFISEPKSESAAA; encoded by the coding sequence TTGGTAAATCGAGAAAATACCGGGATTCGTGTCGCGGAATTGTTCGCGGGCGTAGGTGGTTTCCGTCTGGGTCTGGAAGGCTGGACGGGGGATAGTATCGCGCCGACACGCCTGCTTGCGGCTGGCCCGTTTGAGGTGGTGTGGGCTAATCAATGGGAGCCGCCGGGTAGTGTGTCTCGCCAGTTTGCGGCACGGTGTTATGAGGCCCACTTTGGGTCTGGCAGTGTTATCAATCGGGATATTGCGGCCGTTTTGGATGATGCCCAGGCGGGCCGGTTGCAGATTCCTGATGTTGACTTGGTGGTGGGTGGTTTTCCTTGCCAGGATTATTCTGTGGCAAAACCGCTGTCCTTTTCGGGCGGTATTGAGGGTAAGAAGGGTGTTTTGTGGTGGCAGATTCACCGGTTCTTACAGATGAAAAAGCCGCGTTTTGTGCTGTTAGAAAATGTTGACCGTATTTTGAAATCTCCGGCGAAACAGCGGGGTCGTGATTTTGCGATTATTCTGTCGTCTCTGGCCCGGGAGGGATACTGCGTCAGTTGGAGGATGGTCAATAGTGGCGAGTATGGATTTGCGCAGCGCCGTAAACGTTTGTTTATTTTCGCTGAGCATGCCGGTAGACAGGAAGGGGCCTTGTTTACCAAGATTTTCCCCGATGCGTTCCCGGCGAGGCTTGAAGGAGAGTTCAGTGAGTTTGACATCGACCCTGACCCCTACAAGGTCAGCCGTGACTTCGGGAAGGGATTAAAGGTTTCCCCTTTCCTTGAGGCCGGTATCATGCAGGCGAATCACGTTACCACCGTGAAGTTTAAGGAAAACTATGACGGGCCACGTAGCACCCTTGGTGATGTTTTGGTTTCGAAAGATAGAGTCCCTGAGGCTTTTCGTATCCGGGAGGACAGTTTGGAACGTTGGCGCTACCTGAAAGGGTCGAAGCGTGAGGAGCGCACCAACAAAACTACAGGATACACGTATGTTTATTCCGAGGGTGCGATGTCTTTCCCCGATAGTCTGGATAAGCCGTCTCGCACAATTTTGACTGGGGAGGGCGGCAGTTCGCCTTCCCGATTCAAGCACGTTGTTGAGACACCTCCGGGCTATTTTCGTCGTCTGGTTCCCGAGGAACTTGAGGCGCTTCAGGGATTTCCTCCGGGCTGGACTGACACCGGTATGACGGATGGAAACCGGGCCTTTTGCATGGGTAATGCTTTGGTGGTCGGAGTGGTTAACCGTATCGGTCGGGTGTTGACTTCCCGCCTAGCCGAAGACGAGCAAACAGCGAAGTTTATCTCTGAGCCAAAATCTGAATCCGCGGCTGCCTAA
- a CDS encoding Sau3AI family type II restriction endonuclease has protein sequence MHEVQLVSDSDGLGYDPTDRVSILHFAQRLLGHRLSDFVPDGQLEDPRVRKGHFGNALEEQYFKIPANSRREADFSQASLELKSTPLKLGPKGKVTAKERLVLGMIDYSELVNEEFLTSSLIAKTALMLLVAYVYRKEVNPIDYKILMVLLWGLHLGECEGVPPELCHGPSKSDFLQFQHDWECIQNKVRDGKAHEISCGDTVYLEACPKAKDSSVTRSQPCSRIPAKPRAWALKASYMTTVFSKQYRNFREIPRSADEQQLDLFELVSRRFEPYIGKTEAELAELTGYDVFAARKPKNLNALITKKILGVSEQEQIAEFEKAGIKPKTLRLNSHGKPKEHMSLPLFRYSELVQNSFKDSTFYGQVQQKYLFVIFREANRGEFRLDSVAFWQMPESDLLEAKECYDLMRARVKAGCGEDSVKVTENRCCHVRPHARNAKDTLPAPDGKGGEKPLVKKCFWLNAGYLQAEIRRISEQPTF, from the coding sequence ATGCACGAAGTACAGCTGGTTTCCGATTCTGATGGGTTGGGTTATGACCCAACAGATAGGGTCTCTATTTTGCATTTTGCCCAACGCCTGTTGGGGCATCGTCTAAGTGATTTTGTGCCTGATGGTCAGCTGGAAGATCCGAGAGTCCGAAAAGGTCACTTTGGAAACGCGCTGGAAGAACAATATTTCAAAATACCGGCTAACTCAAGGCGTGAAGCAGATTTTTCGCAGGCATCTTTGGAGCTTAAGAGTACGCCTCTGAAACTTGGTCCGAAAGGGAAAGTTACCGCAAAAGAACGCCTAGTGCTGGGCATGATTGACTATTCGGAGTTAGTGAACGAAGAGTTCCTGACGTCCTCCCTCATTGCTAAGACAGCCCTGATGCTGCTGGTGGCATACGTCTATAGGAAAGAAGTCAATCCGATAGATTATAAAATCCTCATGGTGTTGTTATGGGGTCTGCACCTTGGTGAATGTGAGGGTGTCCCCCCGGAACTATGCCATGGACCGAGCAAGAGCGATTTTCTACAGTTCCAGCACGATTGGGAATGCATACAAAATAAGGTACGTGATGGAAAAGCACATGAGATTTCCTGCGGAGATACCGTCTATCTAGAGGCATGCCCGAAAGCAAAAGATTCCTCGGTGACTCGTTCTCAACCCTGTTCACGGATACCCGCCAAGCCCAGAGCCTGGGCCCTGAAGGCCTCCTACATGACTACTGTTTTTTCCAAACAGTACCGAAATTTCCGTGAAATTCCACGCAGTGCTGATGAGCAGCAACTTGATTTATTTGAGCTGGTTTCGAGGCGATTTGAGCCATACATCGGAAAAACTGAGGCAGAGCTGGCTGAACTGACTGGATACGATGTTTTCGCAGCTAGAAAACCTAAGAATCTCAATGCTCTGATAACTAAAAAAATTTTGGGTGTCTCCGAGCAGGAACAGATAGCCGAGTTTGAAAAGGCCGGAATCAAGCCAAAAACACTCCGTCTTAATTCTCATGGTAAGCCGAAAGAGCACATGTCTTTGCCTTTGTTCCGTTATTCAGAACTGGTGCAAAACAGCTTCAAGGACAGTACGTTCTATGGGCAAGTCCAACAGAAATATCTGTTCGTGATTTTTCGAGAGGCAAACCGCGGCGAGTTTCGCCTTGATAGCGTGGCATTTTGGCAAATGCCCGAGTCTGACCTTTTGGAGGCAAAAGAGTGTTATGACCTGATGCGTGCGCGGGTCAAGGCAGGTTGTGGTGAGGATTCCGTAAAGGTAACTGAGAACCGTTGTTGCCACGTCCGACCTCATGCCCGTAACGCAAAGGACACCTTGCCTGCACCTGATGGGAAAGGAGGTGAAAAACCCCTGGTAAAAAAGTGTTTCTGGTTGAATGCCGGGTATCTGCAGGCCGAGATTCGGCGGATCTCCGAACAGCCTACTTTTTGA
- the glf gene encoding UDP-galactopyranose mutase — protein sequence MSKTPGTPDLLVVGTGLFGLTIAREAAEAGYKVVMIDRRPHLGGNAWSEPEAQTGIEVHKYGAHLFHTSNQRVWDYVNRFTKFTPYIHKVYTTVHGEVFPMPVNLGTINQFFHAAYTPDQARALIARQAEEIQGEDANENFRTKGISLVGKPLFEAFFEGYTAKQWQTDPTELPASIVSRLPVRYNYDNRYFNDTYEGLPVDGYGAWLTNMATHENITIHLDVDFLDESPNNPWSKTATVGRIPVVYTGPIDEYFAYSEGELGWRTIDLELEVKPTGDFQGCPVMNYGDPSVPYTRIHEFRHFHPERAARYPTDQTVIAREFSRFAQRGDEPYYPINKDTDRQRLMKYRELAAAEPNVLFGGRLGTYKYLDMHMAIGSALARAEAVVLPHLRGERPSISFVAGQDD from the coding sequence ATGAGTAAAACCCCTGGAACGCCGGACCTGTTGGTGGTTGGTACCGGCTTATTTGGCCTCACCATCGCCCGCGAAGCCGCCGAGGCCGGCTATAAAGTCGTCATGATTGATCGCCGTCCTCACCTGGGCGGCAATGCCTGGTCCGAACCCGAGGCCCAAACCGGCATCGAAGTTCACAAGTACGGCGCTCACCTGTTCCACACTTCCAACCAGCGAGTGTGGGACTACGTCAACCGCTTTACCAAGTTCACGCCTTACATTCACAAGGTTTACACGACGGTTCACGGCGAGGTTTTCCCCATGCCCGTGAACCTCGGCACCATCAACCAATTCTTCCACGCCGCCTACACTCCCGACCAGGCCCGCGCACTCATCGCCCGCCAAGCCGAGGAAATCCAAGGCGAGGACGCCAACGAAAACTTCCGCACGAAAGGCATCTCCCTGGTAGGAAAACCGCTGTTCGAGGCCTTTTTCGAGGGCTACACCGCGAAACAATGGCAGACCGACCCCACCGAGCTGCCCGCCTCTATCGTGTCCCGCCTCCCGGTTCGCTACAACTACGACAACCGCTATTTCAACGATACTTACGAGGGTTTACCGGTTGACGGATACGGTGCTTGGCTAACGAACATGGCCACCCACGAAAACATCACCATCCACCTGGACGTGGACTTTCTCGACGAAAGCCCCAACAATCCCTGGTCGAAAACCGCTACGGTCGGGCGTATTCCAGTCGTCTACACCGGGCCGATTGACGAATACTTTGCCTACAGTGAGGGCGAGCTGGGGTGGCGCACCATCGACCTGGAACTGGAAGTGAAACCGACCGGAGATTTCCAAGGCTGCCCGGTCATGAACTACGGAGATCCGTCCGTCCCCTATACGCGCATCCACGAATTCCGTCACTTCCACCCCGAACGCGCCGCCCGCTATCCTACGGACCAGACCGTCATCGCACGGGAATTTTCCCGCTTTGCCCAGCGCGGCGACGAACCGTACTACCCCATCAATAAGGACACCGACCGCCAACGCCTGATGAAGTATCGCGAACTGGCCGCCGCCGAACCAAACGTACTGTTCGGCGGGCGTTTAGGTACGTACAAATACTTGGATATGCACATGGCTATCGGGTCTGCCCTGGCACGCGCCGAAGCGGTAGTATTGCCGCATTTACGCGGGGAACGCCCCTCCATTTCCTTTGTGGCCGGACAGGACGATTAA
- a CDS encoding DMT family transporter produces the protein MEHNIPLAIALQVVGSFCFALAARYQNSAIRHEVKHNQSRRRLKSDQLLASLKNRRWWQGLLLMGMSLGCQITALFFAPVTVVQPVGLLAFPWSMILQARVARQRIRKREGALVAMTVLATGVFTFLVSYYSAPDQPLTAIKVFIGAITIYFLAGTFGALGAKGPRVWRSFFWGSGGAMFYGLEASLVRTLIIFVRQHNWADNPMFWIVLVVLVIGSMTAGWMVQQGYATGQAELVVASMTITSPIIAVCFGIAVLGEGKNFTAGVTLGIIACGLVAIAGIIGLTHLKAHQPIVLEHTAGIAIDSRSTHEVQADLANDRSDGPGTPGPDTPTAS, from the coding sequence TTGGAACACAACATACCCTTAGCCATCGCCCTGCAGGTGGTCGGGTCGTTTTGTTTCGCCCTCGCTGCCCGGTATCAAAACAGCGCAATCCGCCACGAGGTCAAACACAACCAAAGCCGACGGCGCTTGAAGTCCGACCAGCTCCTGGCGAGCCTGAAAAACCGCCGCTGGTGGCAAGGATTATTGCTGATGGGAATGTCTTTGGGGTGCCAGATTACCGCCCTGTTCTTTGCCCCGGTCACGGTGGTGCAGCCCGTGGGACTGCTGGCTTTCCCCTGGTCCATGATTTTGCAGGCGCGGGTCGCTCGCCAGCGGATTCGCAAGCGCGAGGGGGCTTTGGTGGCGATGACAGTGCTGGCCACCGGGGTTTTTACCTTCCTGGTGTCCTACTATTCCGCACCGGATCAGCCCCTCACGGCCATCAAAGTCTTTATCGGCGCCATCACGATTTATTTCCTGGCCGGTACTTTCGGGGCGCTGGGCGCAAAAGGCCCGCGCGTGTGGCGCTCTTTTTTTTGGGGCAGCGGTGGGGCTATGTTTTACGGTCTGGAAGCCTCGCTGGTGCGTACTCTCATCATTTTTGTGCGCCAGCATAACTGGGCGGACAACCCGATGTTTTGGATAGTGCTGGTGGTTTTGGTCATTGGTTCGATGACCGCCGGGTGGATGGTGCAACAGGGTTACGCCACCGGACAAGCCGAGCTGGTCGTCGCCTCGATGACCATCACTTCTCCCATAATCGCGGTGTGTTTCGGCATCGCCGTGCTCGGTGAGGGCAAGAACTTCACCGCGGGAGTCACGTTGGGGATTATCGCCTGCGGGTTGGTCGCCATCGCTGGGATTATCGGGCTGACCCATTTGAAAGCCCATCAGCCCATCGTTTTGGAACACACCGCCGGAATCGCTATAGATTCGCGCTCGACTCACGAGGTACAAGCCGACCTGGCGAACGACCGTTCGGACGGGCCCGGCACGCCGGGGCCGGACACGCCCACCGCAAGTTAG
- a CDS encoding glycosyltransferase family A protein yields the protein MAETNHTAQTANPSQNPADCEITLTFVIPCYNSEDYMDACISSMIGAGEDTEIIIVNDGSKDNTGAKADKWAQAMPDKIRVIHQENAGHGGAVMAGLQAARGHYFKVVDSDDWLDRVGLNLLMSKLRTFLAHNERVDLVVCNYVYEHVLTGSRKVIRYNRALPLNRVITWNQVGNFGVGQNILMHSTVYRTQVLRESGMVMPKHTFYVDNIFVYVPLPYVKKLYYLPVDLYHYFIGRDDQSVNETVMLGRLDQQMRVTRALVDAYTLPDDVSNPRLAKYMEGFLALIVTASSAFSLLRGDHEALRMRDEMWKHIYAKSPRMARNLKRHPLVLGSSVKKPPLKWAAVKTYRLAQHLYRFN from the coding sequence ATGGCAGAAACGAATCACACCGCGCAAACCGCAAACCCTTCTCAGAACCCGGCGGATTGCGAGATAACCCTGACTTTTGTCATTCCGTGCTACAACTCCGAGGACTACATGGACGCCTGTATTTCCTCGATGATTGGGGCGGGTGAGGACACCGAAATCATCATTGTTAATGACGGCTCAAAGGATAATACCGGGGCGAAAGCCGACAAGTGGGCGCAGGCGATGCCTGACAAAATCAGGGTCATTCACCAGGAGAATGCCGGTCATGGCGGCGCGGTGATGGCGGGTTTGCAGGCGGCTCGCGGCCACTACTTTAAGGTGGTTGACTCGGATGACTGGCTGGACCGGGTCGGGTTAAACCTGCTGATGTCCAAGCTGAGAACGTTCCTGGCACATAATGAGCGGGTTGACCTGGTTGTCTGTAATTATGTGTACGAGCACGTGTTGACGGGTTCACGCAAAGTCATCCGCTACAACCGCGCTCTGCCGCTGAACCGGGTTATCACCTGGAATCAGGTCGGAAACTTCGGGGTGGGGCAAAACATCCTGATGCACTCCACGGTTTACCGCACCCAGGTGCTGCGGGAATCCGGGATGGTCATGCCCAAACACACGTTCTATGTAGACAACATTTTTGTCTACGTTCCCCTCCCTTATGTTAAGAAACTGTACTATTTACCGGTTGACCTGTATCACTACTTTATCGGGCGTGATGACCAGTCCGTCAACGAGACCGTCATGCTGGGCCGTCTCGATCAACAGATGCGGGTCACCCGGGCGCTGGTCGATGCCTACACCTTGCCCGACGACGTTTCCAACCCGCGCTTGGCAAAGTATATGGAAGGCTTCCTGGCGCTGATTGTCACGGCGTCGTCCGCGTTTTCGCTGTTGCGTGGCGATCACGAAGCGTTGCGAATGCGCGATGAGATGTGGAAACACATTTACGCCAAGAGCCCGCGCATGGCGCGCAATTTAAAGCGTCACCCGCTGGTATTGGGTTCGAGCGTGAAAAAACCGCCGCTGAAGTGGGCCGCGGTTAAGACCTACCGCCTAGCCCAGCACCTCTATCGTTTCAACTAA
- a CDS encoding DUF3566 domain-containing protein, translated as MRINGTSDGNNPAPNPDTAEDSEDPSVSWAKLGHADPYSGALHADSQATKPVPPPPPADTAGLTGQTPQESPADAPSTDSQPDEAPEPEAPAPTPAKSYADDRAAAKAAKKAEREAARAARRMEAAKRMQEREEAADLPDVRRVKLTLSRINPLSAMKIGFLVAVALSIVMLVASIVLWIVLDMLHVFSSMQGFLQALSATALVNLVDALTFSRTIALVAIFGVLQIIILTVLSWLAAVIYNLIARMVGGLHVVMTDD; from the coding sequence ATGCGGATAAACGGAACATCTGACGGGAATAATCCCGCCCCCAATCCCGATACGGCTGAGGATAGCGAAGATCCCAGCGTATCCTGGGCCAAGCTGGGCCACGCCGACCCCTATTCAGGTGCTTTGCATGCCGATAGTCAGGCGACAAAACCGGTTCCCCCGCCTCCGCCGGCAGACACGGCCGGCTTGACAGGTCAAACCCCGCAGGAATCGCCAGCGGATGCACCCTCGACTGACAGTCAACCCGATGAGGCTCCGGAGCCTGAAGCCCCAGCTCCCACCCCAGCGAAAAGTTATGCCGACGATCGCGCGGCCGCCAAGGCTGCCAAGAAAGCCGAGCGGGAAGCGGCCCGGGCGGCTCGGCGCATGGAGGCGGCGAAGCGAATGCAGGAACGCGAAGAAGCCGCCGATTTGCCAGATGTTCGCCGCGTGAAGCTGACTTTGTCCCGCATCAATCCGCTCTCGGCCATGAAGATTGGGTTCCTGGTCGCGGTCGCGCTGTCCATAGTCATGCTGGTTGCGTCTATCGTGTTGTGGATCGTGCTGGACATGCTGCACGTATTTTCCTCCATGCAAGGGTTTTTACAGGCGCTGTCCGCCACTGCATTGGTGAACCTGGTTGACGCGTTGACGTTTAGTCGGACAATTGCTCTGGTCGCGATTTTTGGCGTACTCCAGATTATTATTTTGACTGTACTGAGCTGGCTGGCTGCCGTGATTTACAACTTGATTGCCCGCATGGTGGGTGGGCTACACGTGGTAATGACGGACGATTGA